A section of the Deinococcus aquaedulcis genome encodes:
- the uvrB gene encoding excinuclease ABC subunit UvrB, with protein sequence MLKVKSSFTPSGDQPTAIRSLVDGLDSGLRFQTLLGATGTGKSVAWHEPVTVQVAGQVQRLPIGELIDGLFGSPLQTEDSLELPPPDPMQVLAWDAGSGEVAWRTVTALSRHGSPETLHRLTTACGRDVTVTADHSVWVLRGGQVHLIHGDDVRPGDALPIPRQVPEPQGTVNHLDTLAVLDGTPFHVAVPYTPQQDDAWRTLVRAHHEQPSGKLHALRYGKRGGGLNVAAARAAVRQGLAVAEHTRVSARSAHLAGELPLTPALALLFGQYVAEGHAAPGYALFSVRDPDVQGQLTAALAELEAGHFRRADGDFVLSGRVWRELLARLMGERSGEKHLPTNFAAFPNAFLAALLRAYFEGDGGVDGGAVTAVTNSARLAGELAEALLRFGVWARLREVKKRRPDGTVGTYHKVTISGAENLHAYATQVGFLSARKQEALARIVAQAGEGNTNVDLVPGVGPRLLAERERAGLSQREVAQAAGCTRTMVSAIERGIRAPSAGLFRRLCRALQVQDTAFAGLADVHWSPVEQVEQVTPQTPYVYDFSVDGFETFLTGRGGLFVHNTYSVAKVIEETQRPALVMAPNKILTAQLASEFREFFPDAAVEFFISYYDYYQPEAYVPGKDLFIEKDASVNQEIERLRHSTTRSLLTRRDTIVVASVSCIYGLGDPKEYTALNAVLKKGGQMPRDELLGRLVNMQYERNDIEMAPGRFRAKGEMIEVWPAYDEQPLRIELWGDDIERISVVHPLTGDRLADLDATVVYPAKHYVSSAGNIERAIVTIQQELDERLEYFKSVGKLLEAQRLKERTLYDLEMLKVLGYCSGIENYSRHIDGRAAGATPYTMLDYFPDDFVTFIDESHVTVPQIGGMANGDRARKQTLVDYGFRLPSAMDNRPLNFQEFLDKTGQTVFVSATPGPFEREHSDSVADQIIRPTGLIDPPVTVRPIQGQIEDLLGRVRERTARGERTLVTTLTKRMSEDLTEYLLEKGVKARYMHSDIDSVERQVIIRDLRLGHYDVLVGINLLREGLDLPEVSLVAILDADKPGFLRSERALIQTIGRAARNVNGEVILYGDTVTPAMAYAMDETARRREKQMAFNAEHGITPTTVIKGVRDVIRGEEQPAEVSSATVGDDRDSLAAQLTDLELDMWQASEDLDFERAASLRDQIRAIEAKLQGKEFQQATVPGQKVRRKGRR encoded by the coding sequence ATGCTCAAGGTCAAATCCAGCTTCACGCCCTCGGGTGATCAGCCCACCGCCATTCGCTCGCTGGTGGATGGCCTGGACTCGGGCCTGCGCTTCCAGACGCTGTTGGGTGCGACTGGCACGGGAAAAAGCGTCGCCTGGCACGAGCCCGTGACCGTGCAGGTGGCCGGTCAGGTGCAGCGTCTGCCCATCGGTGAACTCATTGACGGCCTGTTCGGCTCTCCGCTGCAGACCGAGGATTCGCTGGAATTGCCGCCGCCCGACCCCATGCAGGTGCTGGCCTGGGACGCGGGCAGCGGCGAGGTGGCCTGGCGCACGGTGACGGCCCTGTCCCGCCACGGCTCGCCAGAAACGCTGCACCGCCTGACGACCGCCTGTGGCCGCGACGTGACGGTGACGGCCGACCACAGCGTCTGGGTGCTGCGCGGCGGCCAGGTTCACCTGATTCACGGCGACGACGTGCGGCCTGGCGACGCGCTGCCCATTCCCCGGCAGGTGCCTGAACCGCAGGGGACAGTAAACCATCTGGACACCCTGGCCGTGCTGGACGGCACTCCGTTTCATGTGGCGGTGCCCTACACCCCCCAGCAGGATGACGCCTGGCGCACCCTGGTGAGGGCCCACCACGAGCAACCCAGCGGCAAGCTGCACGCCCTTCGGTACGGCAAGCGGGGCGGTGGCCTGAACGTGGCTGCAGCCAGAGCGGCTGTTCGTCAGGGGCTGGCCGTGGCGGAGCACACGCGGGTGTCCGCCCGGTCCGCACATCTGGCAGGTGAGCTACCCCTGACACCTGCGCTGGCCTTGCTGTTTGGGCAGTACGTGGCCGAAGGGCATGCCGCACCCGGCTACGCCCTTTTCTCTGTGCGTGACCCGGATGTGCAGGGCCAGTTGACAGCGGCCCTGGCCGAACTGGAGGCGGGGCATTTCCGCCGTGCAGACGGTGACTTCGTGCTCTCGGGCCGGGTCTGGCGCGAGCTGCTGGCCCGGCTGATGGGCGAACGCTCGGGCGAAAAGCATCTGCCCACGAACTTTGCGGCCTTTCCAAATGCCTTCCTGGCGGCCCTGTTGCGGGCCTACTTCGAGGGCGACGGTGGCGTGGACGGCGGGGCAGTCACCGCCGTGACCAACAGCGCGCGGCTGGCTGGGGAACTGGCCGAGGCCCTGCTGCGCTTTGGGGTGTGGGCCCGGCTGCGCGAGGTCAAGAAGCGCCGCCCGGACGGCACCGTGGGCACCTATCACAAGGTCACGATTTCAGGGGCCGAGAACCTGCACGCTTACGCCACCCAGGTGGGCTTTCTGAGCGCGCGCAAGCAGGAGGCCCTGGCCCGCATCGTGGCCCAGGCCGGCGAGGGCAACACGAATGTGGATCTGGTCCCTGGCGTCGGGCCGCGCCTGCTGGCCGAGCGGGAACGGGCGGGCCTCTCACAGCGAGAGGTGGCACAAGCCGCAGGCTGCACCCGGACGATGGTGTCGGCCATCGAGCGCGGCATTCGCGCCCCCAGCGCGGGCCTGTTTCGCCGTCTGTGCCGGGCCCTTCAGGTTCAGGACACCGCATTCGCGGGGCTGGCCGACGTGCACTGGTCGCCGGTGGAGCAGGTGGAACAGGTGACCCCCCAGACCCCCTACGTGTACGACTTCAGCGTGGACGGCTTTGAAACCTTCCTGACCGGACGCGGCGGGCTGTTCGTTCACAACACCTACTCCGTCGCCAAGGTCATCGAGGAAACCCAGCGCCCCGCCCTCGTCATGGCCCCGAACAAGATTCTGACCGCGCAGCTGGCCTCCGAGTTCCGCGAGTTCTTCCCGGACGCGGCGGTCGAATTTTTCATCTCGTACTACGACTACTACCAGCCCGAAGCCTACGTGCCCGGCAAGGACCTGTTCATCGAGAAAGACGCCAGCGTGAACCAGGAGATCGAGCGCCTGCGCCACTCCACCACGCGCAGCCTGCTGACGCGGCGGGACACCATCGTGGTGGCCAGCGTGTCGTGTATCTACGGCCTGGGCGACCCCAAGGAATACACCGCGCTGAACGCCGTGCTGAAAAAAGGCGGACAGATGCCGCGCGACGAACTGCTGGGCCGCCTGGTAAACATGCAATACGAGCGCAACGACATCGAGATGGCGCCGGGCCGCTTCCGGGCCAAGGGCGAGATGATCGAGGTCTGGCCCGCCTACGACGAGCAGCCCCTGCGCATTGAGCTGTGGGGCGACGACATCGAGCGCATCAGCGTGGTGCACCCGCTGACCGGGGACCGCCTGGCCGATCTGGACGCCACCGTGGTCTACCCGGCCAAGCACTACGTGAGCAGCGCAGGCAACATTGAGCGGGCCATCGTGACCATTCAGCAGGAACTGGACGAGCGGCTGGAATATTTCAAGTCGGTGGGCAAGCTGCTTGAAGCCCAGCGCTTGAAAGAGCGCACCCTCTACGACCTGGAAATGCTCAAAGTCCTGGGCTACTGCTCGGGCATCGAGAACTACTCACGCCACATTGACGGGCGCGCGGCGGGCGCCACGCCGTACACCATGCTGGACTACTTCCCGGACGACTTCGTGACCTTTATCGACGAGTCGCATGTGACGGTGCCGCAGATTGGTGGCATGGCGAACGGCGACCGCGCCCGCAAGCAGACCCTGGTGGACTACGGCTTCCGCCTGCCTTCAGCAATGGACAACCGCCCGCTGAACTTTCAGGAGTTTCTGGACAAGACCGGTCAGACGGTGTTCGTCTCGGCCACGCCGGGCCCCTTTGAGCGCGAGCACAGCGACTCCGTGGCCGACCAGATCATCCGCCCCACCGGCCTGATTGACCCGCCCGTAACCGTGCGCCCCATTCAGGGCCAGATTGAAGACCTGCTGGGCCGGGTACGCGAACGCACGGCGCGCGGCGAGCGCACGCTGGTCACCACCCTCACCAAGCGCATGTCGGAAGACCTCACCGAGTACCTGCTGGAAAAGGGCGTCAAGGCCCGCTACATGCACTCCGACATTGATTCCGTGGAACGTCAGGTGATCATCCGCGACCTGCGGCTGGGCCACTACGACGTGCTGGTGGGCATCAACCTGCTGCGCGAGGGCCTGGACCTGCCGGAAGTCTCACTGGTGGCCATTCTGGACGCCGACAAGCCCGGCTTCCTGCGCAGCGAACGCGCCCTGATTCAAACGATTGGCCGCGCCGCGCGCAACGTGAACGGCGAGGTGATTCTGTACGGCGATACGGTGACGCCCGCGATGGCGTACGCGATGGACGAAACGGCCCGCCGCCGCGAGAAGCAGATGGCCTTTAACGCCGAGCACGGCATCACGCCCACCACGGTGATCAAGGGCGTGCGCGACGTGATTCGCGGCGAGGAGCAGCCCGCCGAAGTCAGCTCGGCCACCGTGGGCGATGACCGCGACAGTCTGGCCGCGCAACTGACCGATCTGGAACTGGACATGTGGCAGGCCAGCGAGGACCTGGACTTCGAGCGCGCCGCCAGTCTGCGCGACCAGATCCGTGCCATTGAGGCCAAGCTGCAGGGCAAAGAGTTCCAGCAGGCCACGGTGCCTGGGCAGAAGGTGAGACGCAAAGGGCGGCGGTAA
- a CDS encoding GNAT family N-acetyltransferase, with the protein MWPLPRPFQSTDAPGVAAVQVGNYQHDYAPFFPPGFWDGVTVEEQTGDWQAWLDGHPGDVLLVQPEGEAIAGYVLARLSPFHGTDAEVMALHVRPVSRGRGCGAALLRAALLALQARGAQSVGLSTLEAHTSRGWYERLGGQRGKTLIQTYGDHVVREVVFIWPELNALLERLGPAAR; encoded by the coding sequence ATGTGGCCTCTGCCCCGTCCTTTCCAGTCCACCGATGCCCCTGGGGTGGCCGCCGTGCAGGTGGGCAACTACCAGCACGATTACGCACCTTTCTTCCCGCCTGGATTCTGGGACGGCGTGACGGTTGAGGAACAGACGGGCGACTGGCAGGCGTGGCTGGACGGGCACCCGGGCGATGTCCTGCTCGTGCAGCCTGAAGGCGAGGCCATCGCCGGGTATGTGCTGGCGCGCCTCTCCCCTTTCCACGGTACCGACGCCGAAGTTATGGCCCTACACGTTCGTCCCGTCTCGCGGGGCCGGGGCTGTGGCGCGGCCCTGCTGCGCGCGGCGCTGCTGGCGTTGCAAGCCCGGGGGGCTCAGAGCGTGGGCCTCTCCACGCTGGAAGCCCATACCTCTCGGGGGTGGTACGAGCGGCTGGGTGGGCAACGCGGCAAGACCCTGATCCAGACTTACGGTGACCATGTGGTGCGCGAGGTGGTGTTCATCTGGCCGGAGTTGAACGCCTTGCTGGAACGGCTTGGGCCCGCCGCTCGTTAG
- a CDS encoding aldo/keto reductase, whose protein sequence is MEQRAFGDTGLKVSVLGLGAGQVGSEHLSEDEAGTLLNRAVDRGITLIDTARGYGLSEERIGRHLAYRRHDFILSTKGGYGAEGAEDWTPQAIRLGIEQALTRLRSDWIDIFHLHSCPADVLRHEDLLQALDDARSAGLIRVVAYSGENEALAGAISSGRFDSVETSVNLADQFSRRQLLPAAIERGLGVIAKRPIANAAWRFTARPVGDYAETYWERLQVLNLNAVREATGLDWDAFALRFAAYSPGVHSAIVGTANIENLERNVRLVEEGPLPLDALTHIEAAWTEHGLEWGGEV, encoded by the coding sequence ATGGAACAACGGGCGTTTGGCGACACGGGCCTGAAAGTCAGCGTGCTGGGCCTGGGCGCGGGACAGGTGGGATCAGAGCACCTCAGCGAGGACGAGGCAGGTACGCTGCTGAACCGCGCCGTGGACCGGGGCATCACCTTGATTGACACGGCGCGCGGCTACGGGCTCAGTGAGGAGCGCATTGGCCGCCACCTCGCCTACCGCCGCCATGACTTCATCCTCAGCACCAAGGGCGGCTACGGGGCCGAGGGCGCCGAGGACTGGACTCCGCAGGCCATCCGCCTGGGCATCGAGCAGGCCCTGACCCGGCTGCGCAGCGACTGGATTGATATTTTTCACCTGCACTCCTGCCCCGCCGACGTGCTGCGCCACGAGGATCTGCTGCAGGCGCTGGACGACGCGCGCTCGGCGGGCCTGATTCGCGTGGTAGCCTACAGCGGCGAGAACGAGGCGCTGGCCGGGGCCATCAGCTCCGGGCGCTTTGACAGCGTGGAAACCAGCGTGAATCTGGCCGACCAGTTCAGCCGCCGCCAGCTGCTGCCCGCCGCCATCGAACGTGGCCTGGGCGTGATCGCCAAGCGGCCCATTGCCAATGCGGCGTGGCGCTTCACAGCGCGCCCGGTGGGCGACTACGCCGAGACCTACTGGGAACGGCTGCAGGTGCTGAACCTGAACGCAGTCCGCGAAGCCACCGGGCTGGACTGGGACGCCTTTGCGCTGCGCTTCGCGGCTTACTCACCGGGGGTCCACAGTGCCATCGTGGGCACGGCGAACATCGAGAACCTGGAGCGGAACGTGCGCCTGGTCGAAGAAGGCCCGCTGCCCCTGGACGCCCTGACGCATATTGAGGCCGCCTGGACGGAACACGGCCTGGAATGGGGCGGGGAAGTCTAG
- a CDS encoding ABC transporter ATP-binding protein, translating into MLSRPSSMTVTASAGGRRPKGDPRQLRRLLAYARPYRALFVLGVLATLVASGLNLAFPALFGQLIDASFLKVGSTDTGPLDRTVLALLGIFALSALFGAAQSYLLARVGAGVVADLRRALFSHLLTLSPRFFGDHKTGDLTSRLTADVGTVQGVTSSALAQLAAQTVSLIGAVILLVTTSPRLSLLTLAVIPLVIGTAFMIGRRIRRVSREVQDAVAGANASAEEAISGVRVVQSFTAEGLERGRYGQGVHLSFLAALKRAQLQALMAGTMSFLTFGSLALVLWYGGRQVMAGAMTPGNLVTFLIYALQVGGTVAALTGIFNQFQEALGASGRIFELLDERSDLPQPATPAPLKRAEGRVSFEAVQFAYEGAPVLRDLNLEVPAGQVVALVGPSGAGKTTLVNLIPRFWDVTDGTLKVDGQDVRTYALADLRAQVGLVPQETLLFSGTIRENILYGRPGARPDEVEAAARAANAHEFIMGFEHGYETVVGERGVKLSGGQRQRVAIARALLKDPRILILDEATSALDNESEALVQAALERLMQGRTTFVIAHRLSTIRNADRIIVMDGGRIVEDGPHAELLSRGGLYRDLYELQFRAEEAGRAELLETAPLSS; encoded by the coding sequence ATGCTTTCCCGCCCGAGTTCCATGACCGTGACGGCCAGTGCCGGTGGCCGCCGCCCCAAGGGGGACCCCCGGCAGTTGCGGCGGCTGCTGGCGTATGCCCGGCCCTACCGCGCGCTGTTCGTGCTGGGGGTGCTGGCGACCCTGGTGGCCAGTGGCCTGAATCTGGCGTTTCCGGCGCTGTTCGGGCAGCTGATTGACGCCTCGTTCTTGAAGGTGGGCAGCACCGACACCGGGCCGCTGGACCGCACCGTGCTGGCGTTGCTGGGCATCTTTGCCCTGTCCGCGCTGTTCGGCGCAGCGCAGTCGTACCTGCTGGCACGCGTGGGGGCGGGCGTGGTGGCGGACCTGCGCCGGGCGCTGTTCTCGCACCTGCTGACCCTCTCGCCGCGCTTTTTTGGGGACCACAAAACCGGCGACCTCACCAGCCGCCTCACCGCCGATGTGGGCACCGTGCAGGGGGTGACCAGTTCCGCGCTGGCGCAGCTGGCGGCGCAGACGGTCAGCCTGATCGGGGCCGTGATCCTGCTCGTGACCACCAGCCCGCGCCTGAGCCTGCTCACCCTGGCGGTGATTCCGCTGGTGATCGGCACCGCATTCATGATCGGGCGCCGCATCCGCCGGGTCAGCCGCGAGGTGCAGGACGCGGTGGCGGGCGCCAACGCCAGCGCCGAGGAAGCGATCAGTGGCGTGCGGGTGGTGCAGAGCTTCACCGCCGAGGGCCTGGAGCGCGGGCGCTACGGCCAGGGGGTGCACCTGAGCTTTCTGGCCGCCCTGAAACGCGCGCAGCTGCAGGCCCTGATGGCCGGCACCATGAGCTTCCTGACCTTCGGGTCGCTGGCCCTGGTGCTGTGGTACGGCGGGCGGCAGGTGATGGCGGGGGCCATGACGCCCGGCAACCTCGTCACCTTCCTGATCTACGCGCTGCAGGTGGGCGGCACCGTGGCGGCGCTGACCGGCATTTTCAACCAGTTTCAGGAGGCGCTGGGCGCTTCGGGGCGCATCTTCGAGCTGCTGGACGAACGCAGCGACCTGCCCCAGCCGGCCACCCCCGCCCCCCTGAAGCGCGCCGAGGGCCGCGTGAGCTTTGAAGCCGTGCAGTTTGCCTACGAGGGCGCCCCGGTGCTGCGCGACCTGAACCTGGAGGTGCCCGCCGGGCAGGTGGTGGCGCTGGTGGGGCCCAGCGGGGCCGGCAAAACCACGCTGGTGAACCTGATTCCCCGCTTCTGGGACGTCACGGACGGCACCCTGAAGGTGGACGGGCAGGACGTGCGCACCTACGCCCTGGCCGACCTGCGCGCCCAGGTGGGGCTGGTGCCGCAGGAGACGCTGCTGTTTTCGGGCACCATCCGCGAGAACATCCTCTATGGCCGCCCCGGCGCCCGCCCCGACGAGGTGGAGGCCGCCGCCCGCGCCGCCAACGCGCACGAGTTCATCATGGGCTTTGAACATGGCTACGAGACGGTGGTGGGCGAGCGCGGGGTCAAGCTGTCCGGCGGGCAGCGCCAGCGGGTCGCCATTGCCCGCGCGCTGCTGAAAGACCCCCGAATCCTCATTCTGGACGAGGCCACCAGCGCGCTGGACAACGAATCCGAGGCGCTGGTGCAGGCCGCCCTGGAACGCCTGATGCAGGGCCGCACCACCTTCGTGATCGCCCACCGCCTCAGCACCATTCGCAACGCGGACCGCATCATCGTGATGGACGGCGGGCGCATCGTGGAGGACGGCCCTCACGCCGAGTTGCTGTCGCGCGGCGGCCTGTACCGCGACCTGTATGAGCTGCAGTTCCGCGCCGAGGAGGCAGGCCGGGCTGAGTTGCTGGAAACGGCGCCGCTGTCGTCCTGA
- the ald gene encoding alanine dehydrogenase — MQIGLPKEIKVKENRVALTPGGVATLVRRGHSVVVQQGAGVGSGIADQEYVDAGATLGSADDAWAAEMVVKVKEPIASEYKYLRPDLLLFTYLHLAADRPLTDALLQSGTTGVAYETVQLDDGSLPLLTPMSEVAGRLSVQAGAYHLQKPVGGRGVLLGGVPGVQPGQVTIIGGGVVGTNAAKMAMGLGAKVTILDVSQRRLAYLDDVFFGKLTTMMSSEANIRALLPDTDLLIGGVLIPGAKAPHLVTRDMLKLMPEGSVIVDVAVDQGGCVETIHATTHDDPVYTVDGVIHYGVANMPGAVPRTSTFALTNQTLPYALLLADHGVAALGKNKALGLGLNTHQGKLTYQGVAEAFELAYVAPEAALA, encoded by the coding sequence ATGCAGATCGGACTCCCGAAAGAAATCAAGGTCAAAGAAAACCGTGTGGCGCTGACGCCCGGCGGCGTTGCCACCCTGGTGCGCCGTGGGCACAGCGTCGTGGTGCAGCAGGGCGCGGGCGTGGGCAGCGGCATTGCCGACCAGGAATACGTGGACGCCGGGGCCACCCTGGGCAGCGCCGACGACGCCTGGGCCGCCGAAATGGTGGTGAAGGTCAAGGAGCCCATTGCCAGCGAGTACAAGTACCTGCGCCCGGACCTGCTGCTCTTTACCTACCTGCACCTCGCCGCTGACCGGCCCCTCACCGATGCGCTGCTGCAGAGCGGCACCACCGGCGTGGCCTACGAAACCGTGCAGCTGGACGACGGCAGCCTGCCCCTCCTGACCCCCATGAGCGAAGTGGCCGGCCGCCTGAGCGTGCAGGCCGGCGCCTATCACCTGCAGAAGCCTGTGGGTGGGCGCGGCGTGCTGCTGGGCGGCGTGCCCGGCGTGCAGCCCGGCCAGGTGACCATTATCGGCGGCGGCGTGGTGGGCACCAACGCGGCCAAGATGGCGATGGGCCTGGGCGCCAAGGTGACCATTCTGGATGTGTCGCAGCGCCGGCTTGCCTACCTGGACGACGTGTTCTTCGGCAAGCTGACCACCATGATGAGCAGCGAGGCCAACATCCGCGCCCTGCTGCCCGACACGGACCTGCTCATTGGCGGCGTGCTGATTCCCGGCGCCAAGGCCCCGCACCTCGTCACGCGCGACATGCTGAAACTGATGCCCGAAGGCAGCGTCATTGTGGACGTGGCGGTGGACCAGGGCGGCTGCGTGGAAACCATCCACGCCACCACCCACGACGACCCGGTGTACACGGTGGACGGCGTGATTCACTACGGCGTGGCGAACATGCCCGGCGCCGTGCCGCGCACCAGCACCTTCGCCCTGACGAACCAGACGCTGCCGTATGCGCTGCTGCTGGCGGACCACGGTGTGGCGGCGCTGGGCAAGAACAAGGCGCTGGGGCTGGGGCTGAATACGCACCAGGGCAAGTTGACGTATCAGGGTGTGGCGGAGGCGTTTGAGTTGGCGTATGTGGCGCCGGAAGCGGCGTTGGCGTAA
- a CDS encoding Lrp/AsnC family transcriptional regulator, which yields MSQSTLDAIDRQILSILQRDARIPNTELADEIGLTPAPTLRRVRRLEEEGVIQRYVALLDPKLVGRELMVIVRVTLDKQTKAGFEQFAKKMQERPEVLECFLCLGDIDYLLKVCVPDLDAYQHFLVNTLAAIPGVRNTASTIVVKQEKDTTSLPLE from the coding sequence ATGTCGCAAAGCACGCTGGACGCCATTGACCGGCAGATTCTGAGCATCTTGCAGCGGGACGCCCGCATTCCCAACACCGAACTGGCCGACGAGATCGGCCTGACCCCGGCCCCCACGCTGCGCCGGGTGCGGCGGCTGGAGGAAGAGGGCGTGATTCAGCGTTACGTGGCCCTGCTGGACCCCAAACTGGTGGGCCGCGAACTGATGGTGATCGTGCGCGTCACGCTGGACAAGCAGACGAAGGCAGGCTTCGAACAGTTTGCCAAGAAGATGCAGGAGCGGCCCGAGGTGCTGGAATGCTTCCTGTGCCTGGGGGACATTGACTACCTGCTCAAGGTCTGCGTGCCGGATCTGGACGCCTATCAGCACTTTCTGGTGAACACGTTGGCGGCGATTCCGGGGGTGAGGAATACGGCGAGTACGATTGTGGTGAAGCAGGAGAAGGACACGACGAGTTTGCCGTTGGAGTGA
- a CDS encoding peptidylprolyl isomerase: MRPSALSLTLALSGLLAACAPAATQSQPVRPAPVSTAPTPAPAPVQSFTVVSPLSATPVRTFSAPPTQVIDPAKQYRAILKTSRGDVTVELLPKASPVAVNNFVFLALNRFYDGTRFHRVIDGFMAQGGDPLSADEGKKTQWGTGGPGYQFPAEVNNGLRFDRAGVLGMARAQSLNSQGSQFFITVAPADFLSGGYTVFGRVLSGQDVLDRLTRNYSSTGPIAGAGADLLQSVQILQSP, from the coding sequence ATGCGCCCTTCTGCTCTGTCCCTCACCCTGGCCCTCAGTGGGCTGCTGGCGGCCTGTGCGCCGGCCGCCACCCAGTCGCAGCCGGTCAGGCCGGCCCCGGTCAGCACGGCGCCCACGCCGGCACCGGCCCCAGTGCAGAGCTTCACGGTGGTCTCGCCCCTGTCGGCCACGCCGGTGCGCACCTTCAGCGCGCCGCCCACGCAGGTGATTGACCCGGCCAAGCAATACCGCGCCATTCTGAAAACCAGCCGGGGCGACGTGACAGTAGAGTTGCTCCCCAAAGCGTCGCCGGTGGCGGTGAACAACTTCGTGTTCCTGGCCCTGAACCGCTTTTACGACGGCACCCGCTTTCACCGTGTTATTGATGGCTTTATGGCCCAGGGCGGCGATCCCCTCAGCGCCGATGAGGGCAAGAAGACGCAGTGGGGCACTGGCGGGCCTGGGTATCAGTTCCCGGCAGAGGTCAACAATGGCCTGCGCTTTGACCGCGCCGGGGTGCTGGGCATGGCGCGCGCCCAGAGCCTGAATTCGCAGGGCAGCCAGTTTTTCATCACGGTGGCCCCCGCCGACTTCCTGAGTGGCGGCTACACGGTGTTTGGGCGTGTGCTGTCGGGTCAGGACGTGCTGGACCGGCTGACGCGCAACTACAGCAGCACCGGGCCCATTGCTGGGGCCGGGGCGGACCTGCTGCAGAGCGTGCAGATTCTCCAGTCTCCATAA
- a CDS encoding phosphatidylserine decarboxylase, whose amino-acid sequence MRARSALPLLAAAAGAWYLRSVFRFRDPVRLPPVAPGEVLSPADGVVCAVRRVEGGQIAGEPPVDAAGLLGTPEARDGWLIAVFVGPLDVHYVYQPCSGRVTFAQHVGARTNVPLIGAAEALGLLSGRPADLLTRRGPLENERLVAVTHAETGPVTLTLVAPGAGLRGTSFTREGDEVRAGHKAAFLEEGGVALLHLPANHEPAVRVGERVQGALSVVARRTS is encoded by the coding sequence ATGCGCGCGCGTTCTGCCCTGCCCCTGCTGGCCGCCGCTGCGGGGGCGTGGTACCTCCGCAGCGTGTTCCGTTTCCGTGATCCGGTGCGCCTGCCGCCCGTCGCCCCCGGTGAGGTGCTGAGCCCAGCCGACGGCGTGGTCTGCGCGGTGCGCCGTGTGGAGGGCGGCCAGATTGCGGGCGAGCCGCCTGTGGACGCTGCCGGCCTGCTGGGCACCCCAGAGGCGCGTGACGGCTGGCTGATCGCGGTGTTTGTGGGGCCGCTGGACGTGCATTACGTGTACCAGCCCTGCAGTGGCCGGGTCACGTTCGCGCAGCACGTGGGCGCGCGGACCAACGTGCCGCTCATCGGTGCCGCCGAGGCGCTGGGCCTGCTGAGCGGCCGCCCGGCGGACCTGCTGACACGGCGCGGGCCGCTGGAAAACGAGCGGCTGGTGGCGGTCACGCACGCGGAGACGGGCCCAGTGACCCTGACCCTGGTGGCGCCGGGCGCGGGGCTGCGCGGCACCTCGTTCACGCGCGAGGGCGACGAGGTGCGCGCCGGGCACAAGGCCGCGTTTCTGGAGGAAGGCGGCGTGGCGCTGCTGCATCTCCCGGCGAACCATGAGCCTGCCGTGCGCGTGGGTGAGCGCGTGCAGGGCGCCCTGAGCGTGGTGGCCCGCCGCACGTCCTAG
- a CDS encoding Hsp20/alpha crystallin family protein, with product MMRFDPFREIEELTQRMDRAFGQVNSAPTRFAPPVDVHEDEQGLELVLDLPGIRPDALQIEAENQTLTVQATRAYDRKEGRTAHRVERAYGTLARTFSVPAKYDLTKVEADFEHGTLTIRVPRSEAAQKRTVQVRTGKVLEQESSANA from the coding sequence ATGATGCGATTTGATCCTTTCCGCGAGATTGAAGAACTGACCCAGCGCATGGACCGCGCCTTCGGCCAAGTGAACTCTGCCCCCACCCGCTTTGCTCCCCCGGTGGACGTGCATGAAGACGAGCAGGGCCTGGAACTGGTGCTGGACCTGCCCGGCATCCGCCCCGACGCCCTGCAGATCGAAGCCGAGAACCAGACCCTGACCGTGCAGGCCACCCGCGCCTATGACCGCAAGGAGGGCCGCACCGCCCACCGCGTGGAGCGCGCCTACGGCACCCTGGCCCGCACCTTCAGCGTGCCTGCCAAGTACGACCTCACCAAGGTCGAGGCCGATTTCGAGCACGGCACCCTGACCATCCGCGTGCCGCGCAGCGAAGCCGCCCAGAAGCGCACTGTGCAGGTCCGCACCGGCAAGGTGCTGGAGCAGGAGAGCAGCGCGAACGCGTAA